The DNA sequence CATACAGTGAGCAAACAAAACTAGACAAGTACTGGAGGTCACATAGTTTGACCTTTGAATATACTAGTGTGATGCAAAGAAATCTGTCTCCATTTCAGTCTGCTACGTAAATCCATTGAAGCGTGGCTGATAATGCATTAAGTGGTGTACCTCATGGTTGGCCTTGCTGTTCAGCTCTGTGGCGCTGGTGGATGGAAGAGCAGGTTCTACGTTGGGGTCTTGCGGCGAGCTGTCATTCTGCGTGACAGTCTGGCCCTTCCTCTTCTGCGTCTTTTTCGTCGCCCCCACACCGTTGCTTTTCGCCCGCTTCTGTCTGTAGCTAGCAAGCTGCGCAGGAATGACAGTGACAGGTAGACGGACACGTAAGTCAGGACCACCGAGCACCACCACACTATCAGCATGGTGGAGCTCAGGGGTCGAAGGTGAAACAGGACAAGAGTCCAGATTTATCTCttcaatattaaaaaatatatatataaaagtattCAAACATTATTCTGAAGTCTTTACACAGAGCATAAATGCATCTGTGTACAAGTTTTTGACAGTCCACAGTGTAGAAAGGAAAATAGATCGAAAGCCCTTATTTTGATGAGTCAGTTGTGCCACCGAAGCAAGAAGAAATCCCAAACTCAAATCCAGAATAGACAGCACCATAGCCTGACAGGTTATCCCAGTTCAAAACGAGGTGAGGATGCTAAATATTCTCAAATCTCCAGAGAGCTGTAGCAGGCCCATGAGAAGTGCAGATTTTAGTGACACACATTGGACAATCTCTCAGCAGACCACAAACAGAGCAAGGTTAAAAGAGGTACACATCTCAGTCACTTTGCATTCTTCAGCTTGTAGAAAGTCAAAATCAGACAGATGCAGACTGGCGGACCGTGGCTTTTTAAAGCATCTCAAAGTCTTCTCTGAAGctgaaaaaggacaaaactatCAAGAATGTGAACCTGAGAAGTTCATCcatagtaaaaaaaacataatccCCGATCAAGCCACAATATTTAGCTTGACTTCCAGAGGGGTGGCTTTTGTACAAAAACCTCAGGCCGTTTCTCTTTGCAACAGACTCCTCCTCTTTTTATCGCTGCCTCTCTCCTGGCCTGTCCCTCTCTTCTTTAAGCAGCTTAAGTCAGATTACAGTGGTTCACATTGTGACAGAGACCCTCATAAAGCTCTCCATCAATATCTGACAGTCAATCATTGACTTCTTCTCTTGCTGGTAGCCAGACCTGTCAATTCTTCTGATCGGGGCAGCTGTTCTACTGTCCAGATGAAGGTCTTGCAGTAAGCAGGCAACAGCATGATCGGCTCAACCCCTTATCCTAAAACTCACATCCACAGCCAACGTACAGAGCAGAAACATCCACAAACTCTGGATAGAGGATGGCATGCGTCTAGACTAAGGAAAGAGGGTGGAGACTAGGAGATGCATTCACActgagaggaggagacagagctCTGTGTGTGGCGAGCTGCATCAGAGTGTGCATGCTCAATTCAATTTGAGATTACATGGCTCCAGGAGACCTACTTGTTGCTTTGTGCAATGAGTCACATGCGTTATGCATGGTAACATTCAGTGTGCATGTGCACTGATGTCTATTCTGATGACATGTTACATGCCTAATCATATAACCACATTGTAGGTTTTGCTTTGTATTCCCATTTTGTACCATTAAATCCATGAATGAACGTTGTATGACTTTCCTCTTATCACTCCTGAACAAGGTAAAAGCTTTGTTTAAACCATCATTTCATCAACTCGCCACACTTGCATGTCTTCTCACCTCAAACTGTTTCCTATCTTTTTCATTAGCCACTGAAATCCCCACCCATCCTCCTGTCACCCACTTCACTGCCTCCTCCTGCCACAAAACACTTCACATCACAGAAAGACATCAGGCAGATGAGCTGTGTTTAGCCCAAGGCCACTTCCACACAACTGAGACCTGACTAACTGGCTTGCTGAAGCTTAATGTAGCCAAATCTGATGTAACTAGGCtgctgaatgctgctgctgcgttCTCAACAATGTCATCACCAAGACAGGTTCAATGCTCTCTGCTGTGTCTAATGTTGGTCAACTATTATGTCCgaatttgtgtttgtctgcatgCAGCTTTCGTAAAGGAGGGCCGTGCTTTCAATGTGGCTGAGAAATCAGAGCTTTTGATGCAGCAAATACAGTAAAGGCAGCTGAGAGGACTGCATTACCATAGCAACATCATCCATGTGAGACACAAGCGCAACATATTCAACCTCATTAAATCTCATGGGCTCACTGCACCACCTGATGGCCTGCAACCAGCATGACAGTGTGTTTAACACGCATGGCTATTGTAAGCATTCAAATGATTATTGCAAAACTATTTTCTTTCAGGTTGACATTCTTGATCATCTGCTTTGTGAATCATTATTTAAAGAACAGGTGAGTCCTGGTGCAGAAAAGCACAAGAAAGTCAAtattgagaaacaaaataaaaaacaaagagcGAGAAATCCCAAATAAATCATGTGCACACACCCACATTCCCATGACAATATCAAACGTCTCTACCAGCCACCACTTTCTATACTTACCGAATGGCTTCGAGGCATGCTGATAGACTTCTGTCATAAGGAATATAAATGTTTTCAGTTGAGTTACTGTCAAAGCATCATACTAATGTACTGCCCAAAATCCTCTGACTGAGTTCCACATGAGCTAGGAGTGGACTACAACAtcaaaaaatgcaatataattAGCTACTCTGAACACGTGACCTagttaaaatgtagttttcagtcAACGTGGCTCATTGTCAATACCGGTCAGGCCATTCTTGATTATTGGCCCATTACTAATATAGGCTCCCATTGACgtaaaaacagctgctttcaTTTTCTACTATTGGCAATATCACAATAGCCAtttcacaaaaagtgaaaaaagatgTCATATGGGATATTCCATCTCTTATGACCACACAGTAAGCTGTTGTATATGTCACATAGATATAATTTAATACTACCAGTTCAGACAGCTTGGAAAAGGAGCACATCTAAAATGAGAGCTCTGAGGAAACCATCATATTGTTTTTAAGACTGAGGCTGCCTTATAACTCGTGCACACGTATAACCTGCTTTTACTGAGCACGtagctgtaaaaaatgtttctctaTGTTGGTGAGAGTTGTAATGGTTGTTGGGTAATGCACAATGTATATATTTAGTAGCAAGaaacatatttacaaaaaaaaaaaaaacagactacgAAATTAATGCATGAGTAGTTTATCTAACCATGTGCCAAACACTTTCAAATGACAACATCAGCAGCACCTGCACAGTGGCTGGGCACGGTTGAAAGGCAGGACTttgaaatatatacaaaaacgCAGCTTTACAAAGTAGAACAAACTAACTTAAGTATATACTCTAATTTTTCTGAGAATTGATTCATTAACCGAGTAACCTACATCACAAATGTTATTGATATCGTTTGCTCTATGCCACATCAGATAATAGTCCGCCGGCGGCAAATTGCACGGCGAAAGCGTGTATTTTACCGGGCAACTGGAATCCAAGCAACGACAAATATACAATAATTTGCGCGGTGGGTGTAGTTAGCAGTGGACACACGCAAAGCTATGACAAAAGAGTTTGCTAACTGCTAGCATTCAGTATTAGCATGCGTTAAATGTTAGCAACAAACCTTAGCTTTCCCAGCTTCTAGTTTCCTCCGGCGTTCATCTTCATCCATGACTTGGTTTAAATGCAACCGTTAAAGCTTTAGGACATACGTCCTGAGTCATCTAAAACGCCCAGCAGACCTCCGCTTGTAAAATAAGTTAGCTAAAACAAAATCTTTGAGCTTCCTTTACATACAACTGTCAACAGATAATATTCAATATGGCCGCCAAGTCAGTTCAACTCCGCCCTTAACGAGTTTCCTTGAAATAACCGTCCAATCAAATGGCTACGTTCTACGTCTTCAGCCAATGGGATTCGCGTACCTTAAATACACCCAGCATAACTTAAAACCACCGCCCATTTTTGTACATcactcaaaactgaaaacaagctGACCAATTAGGTGGCCGCGTCGAGCCGCCTATTTTGGATTGACGGCTCTTGTAGCCAATCAGAGCAGGATAATGGAAACCAACCCTTGCCTACCTCATTGTTTTGAATGTACAGAACCCTCCAGTGGCTGAGGAAATTCCAGCATGGTTTCTAGGACAACACAGCAACCTAACCTGATGAAAGGGCGGTTGACTTTTCCACCACTAGACCTATAGATTGTATATTCAAAACCAAAGCAACTGCtgtattctttttgttttttcggTTGTCTGTAGggaaagaaatatttatttaccaGTACATGTAGATGAAACTGGCACCTAATGTATCCAAGCAGTGCACGTTTACAGTGTGAGTGCCCTGCAAACAGACAGTGTCAAGTTTTAGGCCTTTGCAACAATTATTAAAACCCCAAATCAATAgaacacataaaaatgtatacCTTGTAAGGTGATCTTATTTATGTCTCCCTTTCTGTTGCAGGACAGAAAGCAAACTAGGCAGGAATGCAAGTCATGGTTAAGTTGTAAACAGGTGTGTCCCATGGCAACCACTGTGTGGCTATAGTTTGACTCAAACACACAGGTACACATAGCGTCTGTGTTCCTCCAAATGCCAAGATTTCAGGTAAAACTGATATTACagtaaaagtatttatttagaTGTCTGGATGTAGCGTTTCAAAcaattctgtttatttcttccaTTGTGTCATCTTGAAGGATGGCAGTTCTGTGGCTGATCAGATGACAAGACTCAGATTCAAGCTGCTTGAGAAGGTGGGTGAGATGCAGAGTCATTTAGACTTTCAAGTCCATATAGTTGTGTTAGCTTTTTTCTGCATTCCTTGGGAATAAGCCATTAAAATTCTTGCTGACATTTACAGAGACTGGAGAGCAAAAAGGACATTATGGAAGACAGAGTAGAGTCTGCCCAGTCTGCAAGTAAGATAGAAATTATTTTGTTGACAGCTGAAGGCATCAACTTGGCCTGCCTtcaaaagcatttccattttcatttatgtagctgacattaaaatataatatgcTTTGGTGACATACACTTTAATGTATCTGGTAGTAAGCAGATTCCAAGTTTATCATTAACACTGGACAACAAGAAATTACTGGATGGAGAGATGCACTGATTTGCATTGAAATATCTATATTTGATGAAATAATTGTATTTACATCCAACATGGTGATGATTAGCTTCTAAGCTCATGATTTTATCTGTTCAGGGAGCTATGATGGGCAAATGGATGCACTCCACCGGGCACTGAGAAGAAAGCAAGACCTGCTTCAAAGACTGAAAGTCAGTGATAAAtcttttatctttctttttcgAGATTTCATTCACACATTATCTCCCGACTttcatacataaaaatgagTCCAGAGGTAGAACTTAGAACATTTAAGCAGCATTTACTGTGATTGTAAGAAACAGCGTAAGATGTTTAAGGTGTTTCCTCTAACATATGCAGGAGCTGCATATGTTAGAGGACCTCAACAGACCTCACACCTGGGGAGGGTCACCAAGACAGTACCGGTGGCGCTTCATAACTCCCCCTCAGCAGCCTGCACCCATGGCACCCACCCACATCTACCAGCCAGCCACCGGTCCAGCCTTCCTTCCCCCTCCACCACCTGCCATGCCGCAACCTCCTCACATCATCCAACAGACTGTGAGATGATCTAAAAATATCCCAATCTCCCAAATCTATTTCTCTTTTTCAATGTGGTCTGTTAAGTATATTTaatcttcttttcctcctcctgatcCCTGACCCAAACTAACCTACCATGAGTAAAAGAAAAGCGTATGCTTGGAGGGATCAGTTAAAGTGCTCTGGTGAAATCCCTTCAggaaagttttgttttctgacattctGGTGTCCCTATATACCATATTAATTTGCATATGTGCAGTTTGATTTGTTATATTTGGGCTTCACTAAATAtaatcaggaaaagaaaacatgacagtGTTAGGATTTGGAATTGTGCTTGCAATGTCCTTtccaaaaacctgaaaaaaagtgtttgtgGAAGAGAATATGACAATGCATAATATATTACTTTTCAAGACTTTTGTATGAACAGATTTGCACAAATtaaatgtaccaaaaacaatAATTTCCCACTCCATCTGCAGCTACCCCAATACCCTGCCACCATCATAAAACAGCTGCCACAGCAGCAGCCTGCAGTAACTCAGATTCCTCCACCTCAATCCCACCCTGCACTACGGTCGGGTAGCATCAAAGAAGGTAtgtgaaaacaaacagtaaTTAATTCATTAACTGAGCATTCCTGTATCTgcatgtttggatttttttgttttgtattttttgtgcattAGACATGGTGGAACTGATGCTGATGCAAAATGCCCAGATGCACCAGATCATAATGCACAATATGATGCTGAAAGCCATGCCTTCTATTGTCCTGTCACCACCTGGAGGTTCCCATCACTGTGTCCCTCACTCTACATATCATAggcaggtaaacacacacactctgactcAGAAAAAAACTCTGACCCTTCACAAAAttgtcatttctctctctcaacAAAGTCTCACATCTGTGTTTCCAGGACAGTTACCAAGGAAACTTCCCTTATGTAAGGCCAGATGTCAAAACAGGGGGAAGTActgtccatcatcatcatcatcaccatggTCTCACCCCCACAGCACCACAGCTGCCTCTGATCAGCTACCCTACATGGCCGCCAGGGGTGTCATCTGCCCCAGCAGAACATGCAGAGGGACACATACCATCATTACACCCAACAGCACCTGTTACCCTCCCACCACTTTGATATGCCATACAGTACACACTcactatatacaca is a window from the Amphiprion ocellaris isolate individual 3 ecotype Okinawa chromosome 20, ASM2253959v1, whole genome shotgun sequence genome containing:
- the zgc:112416 gene encoding uncharacterized protein C21orf58 isoform X1 — translated: MPRFQDGSSVADQMTRLRFKLLEKRLESKKDIMEDRVESAQSARSYDGQMDALHRALRRKQDLLQRLKELHMLEDLNRPHTWGGSPRQYRWRFITPPQQPAPMAPTHIYQPATGPAFLPPPPPAMPQPPHIIQQTLPQYPATIIKQLPQQQPAVTQIPPPQSHPALRSGSIKEDMVELMLMQNAQMHQIIMHNMMLKAMPSIVLSPPGGSHHCVPHSTYHRQDSYQGNFPYVRPDVKTGGSTVHHHHHHHGLTPTAPQLPLISYPTWPPGVSSAPAEHAEGHIPSLHPTAPVTLPPL
- the zgc:112416 gene encoding uncharacterized protein C21orf58 isoform X2; the encoded protein is MDALHRALRRKQDLLQRLKELHMLEDLNRPHTWGGSPRQYRWRFITPPQQPAPMAPTHIYQPATGPAFLPPPPPAMPQPPHIIQQTLPQYPATIIKQLPQQQPAVTQIPPPQSHPALRSGSIKEDMVELMLMQNAQMHQIIMHNMMLKAMPSIVLSPPGGSHHCVPHSTYHRQDSYQGNFPYVRPDVKTGGSTVHHHHHHHGLTPTAPQLPLISYPTWPPGVSSAPAEHAEGHIPSLHPTAPVTLPPL